A stretch of the bacterium genome encodes the following:
- a CDS encoding dTDP-4-dehydrorhamnose 3,5-epimerase family protein, with protein sequence MIDGVKVKKLKVMPDERGRLMEILRSDDGEEFFANFGQAYMTTGYPGVVKAWHYHKHQSDHFAAVSGMMKVVLYDDREDSPTKGEINEFFMGEHNPILLVIPRGVYHGFMCISEKEGIIINIPDKVYNYENPDEYRLPAHGSKIPYDWARKDR encoded by the coding sequence GTGATCGATGGCGTTAAGGTTAAGAAGTTGAAGGTGATGCCCGACGAGCGAGGGCGGCTGATGGAGATACTCAGGAGTGATGATGGCGAGGAGTTTTTTGCGAACTTCGGCCAGGCATACATGACCACAGGCTATCCGGGCGTCGTGAAGGCCTGGCACTACCACAAACATCAGAGCGATCACTTCGCGGCGGTTTCAGGGATGATGAAGGTGGTGCTATACGACGATCGTGAGGATTCGCCCACAAAAGGAGAGATCAATGAGTTCTTCATGGGTGAGCACAACCCGATTCTGCTTGTCATCCCACGGGGCGTGTATCATGGATTCATGTGCATCAGCGAGAAGGAGGGCATCATAATTAACATCCCTGACAAGGTGTATAACTATGAGAACCCGGACGAATACCGCCTGCCGGCGCACGGCTCCAAGATACCTTACGACTGGGCGAGAAAGGACCGATAA
- the rfbB gene encoding dTDP-glucose 4,6-dehydratase, which translates to MSQEGLKLLVTGGAGFIGSNFIRYIMSNHPDWYVCNLDKLTYAGNLENVSDVEGQPNYRFVKGDVADRALVDPLVKWADIIVHFAAETHVDRSVMDAGDFVTTDVFGTFVLLDCAKVHGLQKFIHISTDEVYGEAHGRPCLESDPLMPKSPYAASKAGADRLAYSYWATHKVPVLVSRCSNNYGPFQLPEKMVPLFTTNAIEDRPLPVYGTGQNKRDWIHVLDHCRALELLILKADCFGEVFNVSSGHEVTILQMCDHILKALSKPKELIEFVVDRPGHVLRHAVNSDKLRNMFNWAPKVEFEDGIRETVLWYESHPEWWRKIKQRLARYYEKQYVERR; encoded by the coding sequence ATGTCTCAAGAAGGCTTGAAGCTGCTGGTAACCGGCGGCGCTGGGTTCATCGGCTCGAACTTCATCCGCTACATAATGTCTAATCATCCGGATTGGTATGTGTGCAACCTGGACAAGCTGACATACGCCGGCAATCTCGAGAACGTAAGCGACGTCGAAGGCCAGCCCAACTACCGCTTCGTGAAGGGCGATGTCGCTGACAGGGCGCTGGTCGATCCGCTGGTCAAATGGGCGGATATAATCGTGCACTTCGCGGCCGAGACGCACGTCGATAGGTCCGTAATGGACGCCGGCGACTTCGTCACCACTGACGTGTTCGGGACATTTGTCCTTCTCGACTGCGCCAAGGTCCACGGCCTTCAGAAATTCATCCACATCTCAACCGACGAGGTCTATGGCGAGGCGCACGGCAGGCCGTGCCTGGAGAGCGACCCGCTGATGCCCAAGAGCCCTTATGCGGCGTCGAAAGCCGGCGCGGACAGGCTAGCGTATTCCTACTGGGCGACGCACAAGGTCCCCGTCTTGGTCTCGCGCTGTTCTAACAACTATGGCCCGTTCCAGCTGCCGGAGAAAATGGTTCCGCTGTTTACGACTAACGCCATCGAGGACAGGCCGCTGCCGGTCTATGGCACTGGCCAAAACAAGCGAGACTGGATACACGTGCTGGACCATTGCCGCGCTCTGGAGCTTCTAATACTTAAGGCCGACTGCTTCGGCGAGGTGTTCAACGTGAGCTCGGGGCATGAGGTTACGATTCTTCAGATGTGCGACCACATACTCAAAGCGCTCAGCAAGCCGAAGGAGCTCATCGAGTTCGTCGTTGACAGGCCAGGGCACGTCCTTAGGCACGCGGTCAACAGCGACAAGTTGCGGAATATGTTCAATTGGGCGCCGAAGGTCGAGTTCGAGGATGGGATTAGGGAGACGGTTCTGTGGTATGAGAGTCACCCTGAGTGGTGGCGGAAGATCAAGCAGCGCCTCGCTAGATATTACGAGAAGCAGTACGTTGAGAGAAGATAG
- the pta gene encoding phosphate acetyltransferase — protein sequence MDLVEQLKRRARARKMQIVLGEGPDPRMVEAAATLVKEEICGVTILGPKDEILAEARKQNLNFSGVEIFDFMKSDKIEDFGNALYEIRKAKGMTPDEARGLLTSAELGSLYFGAMMIRKGMADGMVTGACHSTGSVLRAAIHVVGTRAGCKVVSSSMIMVVPKSSCGEDKILIFSDPAFVPDPTAEQLADIAVSSASTYKALIGVEPVVAMLSFSTKGSAKHPTVDKVIEATKLAQEKAPDLAIDGELQADAAIVEKVGAKKAPGSTVAGHANVLIFPDLNAANISYKLVQRLGGAEAFGPIAQGLGAPVNDLSRGCSANDIVVLAAITSLLAQS from the coding sequence ATGGATTTGGTTGAACAGCTGAAAAGGCGAGCACGCGCGAGGAAGATGCAGATCGTTCTCGGCGAGGGGCCTGACCCGCGAATGGTCGAGGCGGCCGCTACTCTTGTCAAGGAGGAGATATGCGGCGTTACAATCCTCGGCCCGAAGGACGAGATATTGGCCGAGGCCCGGAAGCAGAACCTGAACTTCAGCGGGGTCGAGATATTTGATTTTATGAAGAGCGACAAGATCGAGGATTTCGGGAACGCGCTCTATGAGATTCGGAAGGCCAAGGGCATGACGCCTGATGAGGCGAGAGGTCTTCTGACGAGTGCTGAGCTTGGCAGCCTTTACTTCGGCGCGATGATGATCAGGAAGGGCATGGCGGACGGAATGGTAACCGGCGCATGTCACAGCACAGGCAGCGTCCTGAGAGCCGCAATCCATGTGGTTGGCACACGGGCGGGCTGCAAGGTGGTCTCGAGCTCCATGATCATGGTGGTGCCCAAATCCTCGTGCGGCGAGGACAAGATACTCATCTTCTCTGACCCGGCGTTTGTGCCTGACCCCACAGCAGAGCAGCTGGCGGACATAGCCGTCTCCTCGGCGAGCACATACAAGGCTCTCATCGGCGTCGAACCAGTGGTCGCGATGCTCTCCTTCTCAACCAAGGGAAGCGCCAAGCATCCAACGGTCGATAAGGTCATCGAGGCGACGAAGCTCGCTCAGGAGAAGGCGCCAGACCTTGCCATCGACGGCGAGCTTCAGGCTGACGCCGCCATTGTCGAGAAAGTCGGAGCCAAGAAGGCGCCCGGCAGCACGGTCGCTGGCCACGCCAACGTCCTCATCTTCCCCGATCTCAACGCAGCTAACATCAGTTACAAACTGGTTCAGCGCCTCGGCGGCGCGGAGGCGTTCGGCCCGATTGCGCAGGGGCTGGGTGCACCGGTGAACGATCTCTCGCGGGGCTGTTCAGCAAACGATATTGTCGTTCTGGCCGCGATCACATCTTTGCTGGCGCAGAGCTAG